Genomic DNA from bacterium:
AGCACTCCGGCCTCGGTCTCGAAATCTCCGACCTCGAAGCTCTCCTCCAGGGTCGAGCCCTCGAACTTCGCGCGGAAGGTCCAGCGTCCCGGGGGCGCATCGGCCGGAAGCGCCAGCCGGTGGCTGACCGGATAGATCGCCCAATGGGGATCCCTGGCCCTGTACTTGCTCCTCGCCACGACCGCCCCGTCCGGATCGAGCACTCGTATCCGGAGCTTCTGCCCACGGCGAAGATCGCGCAGGAACGACGCGAGGTAGACGTCTTCGCCTGGCTCGAACCGGTCCTGCCTCCACGTCTTCTCTTCGTAGTTGCAGGCGACGGTCGGCTCGGCCGAGTGGGTCATGACGGCCAGGAAGCCCGATTCGTAGTACGGAGGCTGGCTCTGCCACCAACTCTCGTCGACCGTCGGGTTGTGAGGGCCGGCGAACGGATCGATTACGTCGCCGGCGGCGCCCCAGATCTCGAGGTGGAGGTGGGCGTAGGACGACTGCCCGGAGCTCGCCACCGCGCCCAGGTACTCTCCGGCCTCCACCCGATCGCCGATCTGCTTGGGAGAGAGCGACCCCCGCTTGAGGTGGCCGTAGATGGCGATCGATCCGTCGCTGTGCGCGATCACCACTAGGTTCGCGGTCCGCTCCTCCTCCAAGGGCCGGCCACATTCCTGGTCGAAGTTGCCATCGATCCGTTCGACGATCCGGCCCGCTGCGGCGGCCACGACCTCGACCTGGGCCAGCGCCGTCTTGGCCCAACCGAACGGCCAGGCGAGAAGGTCCGTGCCTTGGTGGTTGTACTCGATCTCGGTGAGGTCGTAGGTTCGCTCGCCGCCTTGGTAGTCGAGCAGGAACCCGAGCCGCGAGTCGTGATCGACGAAGCGCACCGCCGCCCAGACTCCGGGATGATCGTAGCCGGCCCGCTGCCGGAGCGGCCAGACGAGTTTGGGCGACGCAGAGCTTTGAGTCGGATCGAGCAGGCCCAGCGTCTCGAGCTCGGCTTGGACTCTCCGCGCCCGCTCGACGACATCGGCCGGCAGTGGCGCAGTGTGCCGATCGAGAATCTGCGCTCGGGCGGCGGCGCTCACCACCTCCAAGCGGGGCACTCGATCTCGATCCCAATCGCTCGCCCGAGCCCCAGGCGAGAACAGTACCCCTGAGAGTGCGCAGATCCATGCGGCGCCGGTAAAGCCAAGCTTCGCGCGGGACAACATCTAGGCCTCCTTCCAAGCTCTCGCGGACCAGTCTAGTCCCTGCCAACCCGGCGAGCGCCGTCCGGATGGGTTGGCATCAGCTTCGAATCGATCGAAACTGCCATGGCCCACACTGCGACCACGGGTAGTGGTACGTTTTGAGACTAGCTCAGGTACGCACAAGTACCGGCGACGCTTGAGACGAGGATACTCAAGAGAATCCAAGGCAGGCAGGACCCGAGAAGCCCAAGACCGAAAGGTCACATATGAGAAAGCTCGGCCGAGTCGGTTGGAACGTCTGGCGAGCAATAGTCGGGGTGGCCTAAGTCGCTGCCGCGGCATTCAATCTCTTCTTCACCCTGCCCAAAGGCGACCTGACCTCGTTCGCCGACAACGCCTGGTTCCCTGCCCTGGCTAGTTTCGTGACCAAGGTGATTCAGCCCCATCACGAGCTTTTTGTCTTGCTCGTCGT
This window encodes:
- a CDS encoding peptidoglycan DD-metalloendopeptidase family protein — its product is MPRLEVVSAAARAQILDRHTAPLPADVVERARRVQAELETLGLLDPTQSSASPKLVWPLRQRAGYDHPGVWAAVRFVDHDSRLGFLLDYQGGERTYDLTEIEYNHQGTDLLAWPFGWAKTALAQVEVVAAAAGRIVERIDGNFDQECGRPLEEERTANLVVIAHSDGSIAIYGHLKRGSLSPKQIGDRVEAGEYLGAVASSGQSSYAHLHLEIWGAAGDVIDPFAGPHNPTVDESWWQSQPPYYESGFLAVMTHSAEPTVACNYEEKTWRQDRFEPGEDVYLASFLRDLRRGQKLRIRVLDPDGAVVARSKYRARDPHWAIYPVSHRLALPADAPPGRWTFRAKFEGSTLEESFEVGDFETEAGVLAVKPAKIRAGKRRKLKIRGFGFDPKLAAYVTAPAELGRHLEIVRARVRDRKVTLTIAVDEAASPGPRTIVLTAPDYSQLVIENAFRVATPSG